GCCCGATCCCGTCGACATCGAGCCGGTGAAGGGACCGGAGGAAAACGGTCCCAAGGCCTGACGCTCTCTGCCGGTTTTCAGGCGTCGTCATCTTCACTCTCAACACGAGGAGATTTCGTCATGTCCAAGAAGATACTCATGCTGGTCGGCGACTATGTAGAGGATTACGAGGTCATGGTGCCGTTTCAGGCCCTGACCATGCTTGGCTATGCGGTGGAGGCCGTCTGTCCGGACAAGAAAGCCGGGGAGTTCGTGCGCACCTCCATCCACGACTTCGAGGGGGACCAGACCTACAGCGAGAAGCGCGGCCACAACTTTACGCTGAACAAGGATTTCGCCGCCGTGGACACCGCCGAGTACGTCGGCCTGGTCGTGCCGGGCGGTCGCGCCCCGGAATACATCCGCCTCAACCCGCGCGTCCTTGAGATCGTGCGCGAGTTCAACGCGGCCGGCAAGCCCATTGCGGCCATCTGCCACGGCCCCCTGGTCCTGGTCACGGCCGGCGTGCTGCAAGGCAAGAGCTGCTCGGCCTACCCGGCCTGCGGCCCTGACGTGACCTGCGCCGGCGGCCGGTACGCCGACATCGCCCTGGACAAGGCCCACGTCGACGGCAACCTGGTTACGGCCCCGGCCTGGCCCGCGCACCCGGACTGGATCGCCAAGTTCGCGGCGCTTCTGGGCGCGAAGATCTCCATTTGATCAGTTTTTTCCCGACGGGGCGGCCAGGTCCGCTCCGTCGGGACCTCGGCCTGCAACGCCGCTTTTTACCATTCAGGGGCGCAGCACGTCCCGCATGGCCCCGCAGAATTCCTCCATCGCCTCCTCCTGCGCGATACTTACCCTGATCCAGCCCGGAAAACGGAACCCCGTCATGGTCCGGATCATGATCCCCCTGGCCATGAGCTTGCGGTACAGCAGGGTGTCGGCCACCGGCACGCGGATCATGACGAAGTTTCCCTCCCCGCACTGGCACGCCAGATTCAGCTCCCCGCATAGGGCC
The Desulfomicrobium escambiense DSM 10707 genome window above contains:
- a CDS encoding DJ-1/PfpI family protein; the protein is MSKKILMLVGDYVEDYEVMVPFQALTMLGYAVEAVCPDKKAGEFVRTSIHDFEGDQTYSEKRGHNFTLNKDFAAVDTAEYVGLVVPGGRAPEYIRLNPRVLEIVREFNAAGKPIAAICHGPLVLVTAGVLQGKSCSAYPACGPDVTCAGGRYADIALDKAHVDGNLVTAPAWPAHPDWIAKFAALLGAKISI